The following nucleotide sequence is from Manis pentadactyla isolate mManPen7 chromosome 13, mManPen7.hap1, whole genome shotgun sequence.
TGGGCACAATAGTGCAGACCAGCATCACGTCCATGAGGGAGAGCTGGCTCAGTGGGAAGTACATGGGCGTGTGCAGCCGGGGGTCTCGGTGAATCAGCAGGATCACAAGGGCGTTGCCCAGGAGGGAGGTGAAGGCAACTGCCAGAATCATCACAAAGAGAAACAGGTGGGCTCCTGAGCGGTTAAAGAGTCCTAGGAGGATGAAGTATGAGGTAGCGTTCTTGTTTTCCATGGTTTCAAGTTGTAGTAACACTGTAAATGGAGAAATAGATACAGTTTTGTCATTCTCAGTCCTCTCTTTGAATTGCATATTTCTTGACAATACATGTTGGAAAATGATGAAACCTTTTTCAAATACTTCATCTGCcacttacaaaaaaattaactggacataaaataaatttcaatgttGTAAAACTTCATATTCAAGTTTTTCAACATAACTATCTCTGAACTTTACTACTGATTAATTTGCATAATAAATAAAGATTCTGGATGAATTGCAAGAATGTGGTGTGTCTTTGTTTTACCCGACACCTACATGAACAGAAGGAAATTATTCACATAATTTGTCATTTATATTTGCACTTTCCTTGTTTCATTCATAGTTAATATTCTTAGATGCTGAATAAcataaacatgtttattaaaaatgaattatttcataATGAATGTTACAAATATATGACACATGAAAATGTATCAAAACCTACCAAAATCAGGTATTTCCTGACATTGACTAATTCAGAAAGGCATTTTCTCCTTCCACACAAGAGGATATATAGTCTCTGCTCTTGAAACTGGAAAGACTATCTCTGCAGATGGGCATATACCTTCCCTTGGAATGGTTAGTGCATATAGTTTTACTTTATTGTGTTATACACTAAAAGCATAATGATTTCTGAGCATGTTTTCTAGAATTGCAAGACTGATACTTAATGCACTCTTTCATTAACTGTGTAAAGGCACTTGTGTTATGACACTATTTATCCTCTAAGTTACAGAAACACaatattttatgaataaagaagagaaaataaaactcctGAGTTCTCCCTAAACCAAGATAAATTAATTTCTTCTTCTGTCTCAATAAAATCAACATATTTAAAGgcaatttcatttctgatatgttGGTATGAAACTGTTGTACATGTTGAATAAATATGACCAGCAATGGGGATGGTAATTCAGTCTCAAGGATATGATGTAATCCGGTGAAGTGACAAGGCAGCAGGAGGCCCCATCCTCCGTGGTCGTTCCTTCTCCCCCACTGTGTGCAGCCGAGGAAGCTGGTGAGGACAGAGAAAGGCAGTGCGAAGCCTCGCTCAGTCCCTAACTCCGTTGCTTGAGTATCATCATTGTACTGGTAGCATTCTGCTTGACACTTTTAGGTGTTTATTTCAAAGTTAGACATCACAGGTACACATTTCCTCCCTGTCAAATGTATTTTGCATTTGCCAAAACTTTGTGATCTGCATGTCATGTCTACAAGGACTCTTAAGAGTTTTGTACACCTAAGTAACTATGTAAATTCCCTAAAGATAGCCTTTAGTATCACTTTCCTCAAGGACCTCAAAATGctcttcatttctctgttttgagggcttctgatttttcattgttttcaccTTCCTTACTGTTGAAGTGTTAGAACTCTAAACCAGCTTAAAGATCAATAGGTACTTTAGCAATGGTAGTGTTTTGGGAAAGTTTCATGACTTCATTTTTGCTACCATCTTACTTATTTTAGTGTACCCTGAGCAGAGGGGCATTAAGTTTTTTCATGCTAATATGCATTCATAACCAACATCATTTTCCAGGACTCTGTTCATCTTCTCAGACTGAAAGTCTGCCAATTAaataactccccattcccctTTCTGCTCAGCCCTTGACAACAACTTTTTCACTTTATGTCTCTCTAAGAACTTCAGGTAAGTGGAGTCatacagtttgtgtgtgtgtgtgtgtgtgtgtgtgtgtgtgtgtgtgtgtgtgtgtgtgtgtgtgtgactggctTATTATATGTAACACAATATCCTGAACATTTATCTATGTTCTAATATGTgccagcatttctttctcttttaaggctgaataatattcctctgtaaacatatactgcattttatttattaaatgattcCCTCTAAAGACAATTGTAAGTTGTTTTCTCTCCAGTTGTATATTTAAGTATTAAAATAATGGGGTTTTGAtaacagattttttattttaataaacatgGATAGAAAAAAGTAGCAATTTGAGCTAAATTTTGCTTTCACCATGAAAGAGTTTTACATGATTTTACACAATAATTTGACAAGTTGCCCGTATTTCCAgtttacaaaatgtattttcttgCTATGAAGTTTCTACTTGTGGTTAAATATTTTGCCAAATATGAGATCATGAGCTCTTAACTTTTCAATGGAGATAATTGATATAtctattgattttcattttaggtGAATATAATATACTAAACAGTCATCCCTAATCTAATTTATTCATTGTGCTAATAGTGTTTAGATTATGTAATGTTTCAAGTATATGAAAGGAGGCATGGTAGTTAGTTATATTTTCCTATGCTGTGATAACGTTCAATAAAATTTCTATTTACCTGTTCACATTACATAAGTGAAACAATTTGCCACTACTTATAATGTTTATAAACTTATACAAAGAGTATTCTGAGGGAAATTTCTAACAAACTGAATATGGGAAAGAAATGTGAGGGAAGTTAAATGAGGAATTAACTCATCTTGCAAATGAAGTACTAAAATGAAATTCCATGGAAACTAGAACTCGACACTCTCTAGTGCAGGAATAGGAAAATTTAATACTCTGAAAAaggcacattttctttttcatcttcacTATAACTTCAGAATACTAgaaattttcttctgtttgcaTAGATTTTCATTTAGAATGGTGCTAAAATTATGACATTTCTACTTTAAATCACAAACTCTTCTCTTTTGCAGTGCTAATAGAAGACATAAATAGAGCCTCTCCTTTTTCTCCTAAAATCATAGAACATTTAGAAAATTGTatataatttacttttgtatatttttttctaaccTCTCTTGCCCTCACTTAACAGTAAAACTATTAATGTTTTTCCCAAAGATTGGGAGGATTAATCAATCTGTTctgtaaaaagtaaaataagaataGCCAAATCATTTATTTGACTGAATTGATAGGTCGTTTAAACAAGATTTTTACCTGATGACTGTCAAGCAACATACATTTTCATTCTTCAGATATAGAATAGAAAAcaagtggaatttattttgtAAAACTATATAGAGGAAGTAGTATAATTGGTGGGTTTTCTGAAGTTCAAAAGTCATAACCAATTACTAAATATTAATAGGTTAATGTGACCTACTCACTTATGATAAAAATGATGACCTCCAACATCACTGGATCTGCATGCCCTCTGAGCAGCATCCTCCTAAATTAGCTCTTCTGATATGACAGCATCAACTTGTTCATGTAAGTCTAGAGTGATCTATTAAGGGGTGTGGCTTACTACCTTTTCTTAATTATACTATGCAATTAATGCTCCTGAGCTGCATTGCATCTATTTGGATGACAAAGattattaattttgaaatattccaGAGTTGCCTTGGACTTCAATATATTTCCCAAAATCCTTTCAGAAAACTATTATtcattaaaataagaaagaatacTTAACAaggaaaagtaaaagtaaataaataaatgtccttGGAAAGGGATGATGATTAGAAAATACATCAAGGAGTGAATTTATCTGATACTTTTTTAAACATTGATAAGAAAGAAAGACTAAGATGTGCTATTGAAACACAAGTTTTTGTTAAAGACAGTAATTAAATTGCTGAAACACATGggagaatttaatttttttcttgtttgaacTTAATTTGATAGCATTTCTGTGTTATAAGTTTCAACTTGTTTGTATCTAAATagcataattctttttattttatatattaaaatatggtgTTTGCCATctaggctttttgttttttgaattgtATGTAAGTAAATCCTTTGGATCTAAGTAATGAAATCTATGATAATGCAGTAACAGCAGATTTTATGGTGCCAATCATTTTGTAGTTTAATTCTATCTGGGTAGATTTTCATGATTTTCTTATTCTTTGAAATTTATAATTTCAGATTATAGGCAAGCCTTGTTCCTTGGCTCCATTTTTACCACTCCTGTGGCCTTGGCTTGTTTACAAGTAAATTTAAGTAGCAACTTTCACTACTCTAAAATCGTGTATATAAACACGattaaatcatatatatattaaatcatgAAAAAATTGATGGGGAAAGCTACCTTGGTACAAACATTAGATATTGTAATTATCTAATCCAGGTGAGCTGCAATAACTGTTACTTTGTCTGTTTAGAAAGAGGCACATCTCAGACTTTAGTTACAATTCTGCCTGTGGATGTTGGATCCTATTGAAGTGGCAAATTTTACTCTGGTTTGGAACACAATTGGCCACCTGAGGAAAGTCCACATAAGTCAGCAAGAATTATTTCTTGTGCACAACCCCAGGCTTCTAGCTAAGCAAACTTCATATACCATGTACAGGTAGTATATCAGGTTTCAGATAAGACCTTCATCAAGAGTGTAACAATAACTTTGAATAAACTTCATCTTTCCTAAATACTGTTATGGCTGTGGTTACATATGTGCCAGAACTATGCTGTTGTAGCACAGGTTGCCACTCTCAAATGGAGGATGCGCCTGTACAATGCGGCTCAAACACTCTAGGTTCTCAGGGAGCCTGAGAATGAAGATCAAATAAGCTCCAAATCAGAGGAGGAAGGGACCTGCTGCTCAGAACTCTGACAGTAAACAGATTGCAGTGGAGCCAGATGCCAAAATTGAGGTTAATTTAGCAATATTTTTAAGTATGTGGGTATAGTTCAGGAAAACCAAATAGAGGTTATACTTCACTCCTATTTTAGCAAGGACGAGATGTTTTATCAAACCCTGGTCCTCAATGCATGTGAGGATGTAGTGCTTTAAATTAACAAAGACAGGCTTTGTGGAAAAGGCCAAATAACAGGTGCTTAGATGTGGGCAGGCCACAGAGCCAAAAGGCCACTGGTCAATAGGCAGGAAACAAGGGAAATAAATATCACACTGCAGGTgctttccccaccagaatgggACACATGTGTTGATTCTTGAGGACATAGACTGAGATAAAGATAAGCATGCAGGAATTCTCTTATGACATTCCCTGATAATCAATTCCCTTCATGGAGAGATCAAAGCAGATTAGAGTTTCAgtccaatccctatcaaattaccaatggcatttttcaatgaactacaattaagaatcctaaaatttatatggaattgcataagaccctgaatagccatagaaatctttagaaaaaagaacaaagctggggtgtTATAGGCCCTGATGTCAAAGTACACTACAAAGCTCCAGTAAAGAAAATAGTATGGTACATCCAGAAGACTtagacccatagattaatggaacagaatagagaacccataaATAAACCCActcatatatgttcaattaatatatgacaaaggaacctGAATATGCAATaggtaaatgacagtctcttcagtaaatggtgatgggtaaactggacagctacatgcaagagaattaaactgggtTGCTGTCTAACTTGATTCATAAAATCAAGAATATCAGTTTTAGATGGAAATATACACATTTAATCAcacgcaaaagtaaactcaaaatggattaaaacctaaatgtaatatatgaaaccataaaactcttagaagaaaacatagtcaaaaatacatttttaaatgaaaaacaagtaaaaatttttacctattaggttttctgtcacttcttttatttcaaaaatgcATAAATAATAGACTTCACATTATTAATATCAAAATGATATATAGTGTGtacaaaataattaagaaaattagaGCAATTATGTTACTCaaaattttatgttaatatttattttttaaatatcttgagAGGATTGACATGGCTATGGAAGTAGGGGACTCATACTTCTCAAAGCGTACAGGTATAATACCAatgtaaccattttaaatatgacCATGTTTATGGAGAGGCAATAGATAATAGTTTGACACTTAATCTTACTCTATTGCTAAAAGATGTATTTAGGAAAATTATAGTAAATGAATTTTAACCAGTcaattacttaaaataattttatgatataACATAATTTTgctaaattatgaaaagaaattgATTGCAGTAGCATGATAGACAAGGTCCTGACAAATCTGACATATATAAAATGGTGTTTAGAGACGTATGTGTAAAAGATAACTGAAATCTGCAACATAGCTAAGAGGTTGAGAATAGCAGTATTTCAGTAAATGGTTGTGTTGACCACATTGTTTTGCTTGGAAAACAGTATTGAAAGCTATAGGAATAAGTGATAATCTTAGAGACCTTAAGAAATTACAGGGAATGTGATGTACATTAGATTTTGGAAGAAAGATGCAGAGGGTTATTAAAGCATGTACTTAATGGGACATAAAATTCTTGGTTTATTCCATTTGCAAATTTATCTTTATAGTCCTCAATGATAATCTTAATTTGAAACACTTTTCTAAACTTACTATAACATAACTTATAACCACTTTCTCacgaaaaccaaaccaaaaacctCCAACACTCATAAAATCAAGAATATCAGTTTTAGATGGAAACATACACATTTTGAAATCcagaaaccaaatttaaaaaaaaataattgagtcCCACTAATGCTTAACATTGCCTCAAATATCTTTATCTTCAAATCTGCCTTGCTATTAGGTTCACTCACTATCTTATAGCAATGCTTATCATTTTGCTGATTTTACTATTTTCACTTGACATTGTgtgaaaaaaaactattttaagtgTATATGTACAAACACAAATAACTACATAGGGTAGATATGATAAAACTAAAATGTACAATAATGTTGTGGTTTAAAAATGGCATCATGTCTTCAGGGTTCCATACACTGAGCTAAGGATCAGAAGTGCAGCATGGTGGTagagggctgctcagagaggatgGCTTGCTCCGTCTGAATAGAAGTACCAGGAATATGTTACTTCCTTTTCTCTGAGATTTACTCACCATTTTATTGGTTCTCAGGATAGTGTTTATTCTGAGGGTAATTTTTGAGAACATATTCAGTTAATACAGGCAAATAACTCACAGTATTGCTAGGAATGCAGCATGCACTCTAAAATTATTAGTTTTAATGAggactattattgttattattgcatTCTAAAAATTATCATTCTGTATAAGCTAAGAAGGATTCAGGGACAGACACATCTACTTCACTAATTTGCCCTAATATGGACTAAATGCTTAAAATTTTTATCCACAGCCCAGCATGACCAATCTCTAttaaagactgaaaaagaaataaacaaacaaaacccaaaataccagagataaaaattttaaatcagccTCTTAATACAGACAGACTCTCTGCCCATGTGACATGTGACTGTCCTCCCCCAACCACATGGCCCCTGAGTAGGGATGACTTCCTCCCAGGCAGAGAGCAGTCTCCTCACCCCCAGCAACGCATCCCACAGAGGGAGAGGCCTGTTGCTCCACCACCTGGAAAGCGTTGTGAGTCTCCAAAGATGGTTTCTAGGAAGTATCTTTACCTCCACATTTAAACTATTTTGGATTATGCAAACAGGTAAAACAAATATAAGATATCATCAttatttttgttacatttaaTCAAACATAAAAGGTAGTTTAAACAAATATGTCATAAAGATAAATTATTAGATGAATAACTATGTCAGGTAGCTTCCTTTAAGACATATTAAAACTGAGTTCGCACGTTTCCCCTCACCAGTCTCACCAAAACACTTCCCCTGTGGTAGCCTccagtctgttttctttgctaaTGAGTCCATTTCTGATCTGCGTTTTTTTTTAGAATCTACCTATAGGTGAAATgatatgatatttatttttatatgactGACTTGTTGCATTTAGCATAATAAcctttaggtccatccacattattATAAATGGCACAatcccatttcttttttatggctgagtaatattccattggttATATGtacaccatttttaaaaaaccattcatctattgatgaacattaaggttgtttctatattttggcttttgtaaataatgctgtgataaataaTGGATTACATATATCTTTGAATATTAGTGATATTGTTTTAAGTAAATTACCAGCAGAGGAATTTCTGAGCCATccaatatttctatattttatttttttagaaaccTGCACAGTTCTGTCCAGAGTGGGACCAGTAATTTGGAATCCTGCCCACAGGGTGGCAGGGTTCGCTCTCccccgcatcctcgccaacacttgctgtttcttgtcttgttgatattaaccattctgacttgtgtgaggtgatatctcaatgcggctttgattttcattttactgatgattagagatgctgtgcatcttttcaagtgcttctTGGtcttctgtgtgtcttctttgcaAAACCACCTATTCAGGTCATCCAgccactttttaatcagattatttgttttttggtgttgagtagtCATGTTAGCACTTTTTTCACTTAAAGTCCAGTAAACTCAGAGGGTCAGCATTTTATAAACTGAAGACCAAGAGCAAAACAGGATAGCCATGATGCAAAAATAATCTGAAACTGTGACTTCAAGtttcatttttcagataaatCAAGTTTTGCTTTACAGTTACCTGCTATTCACAGAAAACCTTACTCAGTTATCTACTTTTGCATTCATTAATTTTGTTACAATAATTTATTACATACCAAAAAAGGGCCTAAGAAGATTGTTAAGTCCCCGAAATACAAAGATATGTATGTAATCACTTCCCTCAAGAAATCCACATTGAGGGGGCTAGACAAATTATGGTATAAGCACAGAGATATGCCTAGGCATACAGTAATTAAGGAGGAGCACATGTAGACCTAGCAAAACTGGCAAAAAGGAAAAGGGTGGGAAGGTAGAGTAAGCAGGTGTCAAGGGGTAATGCTAGGAAAGATGCTAAGTATAAGTGGAGACCTTAAAGATAACTTAAATGTAGAGTTATGCAAGTATATGAGAACATCCCAGGACGTTTATATTTTGTCAGCCCTCCAAACAACAATGTTATGTTCCATATTTACTTGGGGAAAATGAATTACCCCTAAAAATTATATTTCtcatatatagagagaaagaagGTAAGAAGGTTACTAGGACATAGCAATCACTCTGTTAATAACAATATAGCTCTGATCTCCTATtcccatttctcattttaaaaagaacaagaaaacaaacaataagaaacaaagaagctCAGGAGTTATTTAGTACCTTGTTCTTTAGAAAATATCTGTTCATATGATTACAGCCTTTGGACGGCCTCTAGTCTGACGTGACACCCATACTTACACAACTCAGCGAATTACCTGTTTCATCTGTGCTCAGTTGTCCTCATTGTAGACATCCTGATGGATACAGTAGTCCCTCcaatataaaataatcataacTAATTATATAAATACAATCCAATTATATAAAATGGATGCAGTATTCCctccaatataaaaataattatattattacaGCTAGATACATTGACATCATAGTTACCTGCTAAGCTATTCTGCATCCTTGCAGACAATTTCACTgttttgaaaaattatacacATTATATGGAAACATGTTTATTACTAAGATAATTCTTTCAAATTCTTACAATTTTAGTGGGAAGGACATGGAAGTATtagttaaacttttattttttctatgtgCCATGTGTAATCATAATAGATTCATCAGAGGGAACcataaatttttttgaaatattgtATTGATAAAATCAACATGTTTGATTTACTAGGCTTTGTAATTACCCACATATTTCCACACTGGGAGAGTagaaaacttgatttttttctcaagagaATCTATTACTGAGTATCTTCTAACTGTTGAATCtataaacaaacaacacacatttCAAGCATTTTTCTAATAAGTTTTATTGAGGAAATTACTTTTCAGCACAATTTTCATTGCCTCCAGTATATTTTTATTCCTAAAGCTATAGATGATGGGGTTCAGTGTGGGTGTTAGGATGGTGTAGAATATCGCCAGGAACTTATCCTGCCCTGGAGTGTGGTACGACTTAGGTCTCATATATGTGAAAATACATGGCCCATAGTACATTATGACTACAATCATGTGGAAAAAACAGGTGGAAAAGGACTTTTTCCGTGCCTCTGATGATTTCATTTGGAGGACAGTAAGGAGAACTTGGACATATGAAGCAGAGATCAGGGAGAAAGGGATAAGCAGGAAAAGTATACTGCTGACAAAATCCCCTTGTTCATAGTGTGTTGTGTCCACACAGGACAACTTCAACATGGCAGGGACTTCACAGAAAAAGTGATCGATGGCCCTTGAGCCACAGAAGGGGAAGTGGAGGACATAAGTTGTGTGAataatagaattgagagtcccgACAATCCAGGATCCTCCAGCCAAGAAAACAATGACATACTCATTCATAAGAATGGGATACCGCAGCGggtgacagatggccacataACGATCATAAGACATTGCTCCCAGGAGAAAGCACTCACCCCCCAGGAGGGAGATGGACATAAATATCTGGAAGCCACAGCCTGCAAATGAAATAGTCTTGCTGTCAGACAGAAAGTCAGTGAGCATTTTGGGAACAATGTTAGGGCTGTGCAAGGTATCCATAAAAGAGAGATGGCTGAGCAGGAAATACATTGGGGTGTGAAGGTGCGAGTCCCTGCGGATCAGGAGGATCATGACTGTGTTCTCCGCTAGTCATCAGGAAAACGATGAATATAAGGGAGTAGAAAGCTAGGCTTGTTTGAGAAGACGTGACGAGCCCCAAAAGAATGAAGTCACTGCTGAAAGTGTGATTCTCATGTCCCATAATTAATTCCTCTACTTCacctagaaagaaaagaaaaaaatgtgtacatatgttaagtacaaagaaagaaaaactagttTGTGTTTCAATTTCAATTTTATAAATCTGGATATAAAATGAGATTCAATGATGTATATTTTGCAATCAACTTCAAAGAATTCTCTTTTAATTGtgctgttttctttaaattttttgttgaTCACTTTTTTACCCTTTAGCATGTCAAAAAATAAATCTATGactcatctttattatttattgccATCCCATCCCACCAGAAATCAAACTTCATCATGGAAgatgtttgttttgttcactgttaaAAGCCAAATGCCTTGAACAGTGACTGTCACATAACATGTGTTTAATATTGGTCTTGAATGCATCAATTAATGAGTAGACATGGAAGTCAATTTTCTTTATGAGacatttttcattaaataaagCTTATTCAGTAAGGTAGACAGCTAAGGATTCCCAAAGCTCATCTTGTAAAAACCAAAGACATAAATAAGAAAcaataaacagaaaaacagataaagaaaagctCTGGTTTTCAGGGACAAGCAGCAAAAACCCTGTGGAGATCAAGCCCAAAGGTGGCCacataaaaaagtataaaaagtaTTGTCCCAGGTGCCAGAGAAGAACTGTGAACCACCAGTGCCCAAGCATGTGGTTGCTGCTTTGAGGCCTGCTCCCCAGTTAGCAATGTGCTGCGGCAACGTGCGGCCTAAAGCAACATGCTGTGCCTGACATGCATCTGCTCCATGGGGCAGAATTGGTGCCTTCACCCAGCACTGGCAGGCTATGCTATATACCGCTGTCTTCCCCATGGACCGCAGGCTACTCTTCATTGGCCTCCCGGGGCCCATTACCCTGCTGTATCCGCTCCTAGTGAAAGTCACTCTAGTGACCTCCAGAGATGCACATCCCAGCTCTACAGGGTGTCTTCACGGGCCAGGGGCTGAGCCACCTGCTCAGCAAGTGCAACTGTGTCCCAGAACCCAGACACTGTGGTGTTTCCATGTGCACTGATCCAGGACAACAcctcttcagctcctctgactGCCAGGACACCAGGTGAGACACCAAGAGGATTCCCCTAAGGCAGAACTTCATCTGAAGAATAAAAGAGCTATCAAGgtcccagcagccccagcccctgagGATCCCAAAGTCCTAGACACCAAGAGGACCTGTAACTTCACAGAACTTCCCACAGAAGACCCACACATTCTGCTCTAAAGCTGGTGCTGGTGGGGACACCTGGAAACCTTGCCACTGTGCCTTCCTAGGAACTTAAGACACTCTATCTGACCCAACTGCTACCCTGAGTGCCCCCTTCAAGGGAAAGCCTTGGCCCATCAAAGCCAGCCTAAAAAGGGTGAAAAAGATGACTGTACCCTCAAATACACAGTTGCCAATGTGAAGGTACTAGAAACATGAAGACAGCCAGGGAACAATAGCAACACcaaaagagtaaaataatatTCAAGCAACTGACCCCAAAGAGAGTCAAATCTGAGAGTTAACCTgttaaacaattcaaaataattattttaaaggaagTTTAGAGAAATTCAAGCAAACAGATATAGACAACTAAATGAgttcagtaaaacaacaaataaataaaatgggaagTTCAACAAAGATATACAAAGAACATAACAAATTGTAGAGTTCAAGAATACATGAGTGAAATAAATAGTGTAGTAGTTTCAACCACACTTCAatcaggcagaagaaagaatctatAAATTTGAAGATAGATCCTCTGATATTTTCTAGTCAGATATGATAAAGTAAATTAGAATGAAATCTACGGAAGATAGTCTAAGTGAACTATGGGACAAAACCATACAAAACAATAACTACATTATGGATATACCAGtatgagaagagagagagagagaggaagggatagAAAACTTATTTAATgaa
It contains:
- the LOC118931253 gene encoding LOW QUALITY PROTEIN: olfactory receptor 2AJ1-like (The sequence of the model RefSeq protein was modified relative to this genomic sequence to represent the inferred CDS: inserted 2 bases in 1 codon), with protein sequence MGHENHTFSSDFILLGLVTSSQTSLAFYSLIFIVFLMXLAENTVMILLIRRDSHLHTPMYFLLSHLSFMDTLHSPNIVPKMLTDFLSDSKTISFAGCGFQIFMSISLLGGECFLLGAMSYDRYVAICHPLRYPILMNEYVIVFLAGGSWIVGTLNSIIHTTYVLHFPFCGSRAIDHFFCEVPAMLKLSCVDTTHYEQGDFVSSILFLLIPFSLISASYVQVLLTVLQMKSSEARKKSFSTCFFHMIVVIMYYGPCIFTYMRPKSYHTPGQDKFLAIFYTILTPTLNPIIYSFRNKNILEAMKIVLKSNFLNKTY